A single Arachidicoccus sp. BS20 DNA region contains:
- a CDS encoding carboxypeptidase M32, whose protein sequence is MNNTKDLYQQYVERAQKIADLNYAAAVLDWDRETYMPVKGAAARARQLATLRGMAHQLFTEKSYGDLLQNLLDKSDELSGKEKQNIILSKEDFDKQTKLPSAFVHELSETISRAYQSWMDARKQNNFTVFEPALNKLVSLKQQEADLLGYSAHPYDALLKDYEKSASVKMLDELFESMTKPLQDLLSKVLAKQNADAGFLHRHYPKDTQWNWGMYLIKELGFDFEAGRQDISEHPFTTNFSSQDVRVTTRIDEQDFANMTWSCIHEAGHALYEQGLPNADYGLPSGEFASLSIHESQSRFWENCVGRSLPFWQYYFPKLQSCFPAQLQDISLEKFYGAINKVQPSLIRTESDELTYHFHVRIRYIMDKELIGGNLSTKNVRERWNELYKENLGIEVPDDNRGSLQDVHWSHGSFGYFPTYSLGSFYAAQFWAKLKEENPSAEKEISEGNVTNILSWLRKNIHTKGRTGGDSEALCKSITGKPLQTVAFLEYLTQKLL, encoded by the coding sequence ATGAACAATACAAAAGATTTATATCAACAATACGTTGAGCGCGCGCAGAAAATTGCCGATTTGAATTATGCCGCAGCCGTCCTCGACTGGGACCGGGAAACTTATATGCCCGTAAAAGGCGCAGCCGCAAGAGCAAGACAGTTAGCGACTTTACGCGGAATGGCGCATCAGCTTTTTACAGAAAAATCTTACGGCGATTTGTTGCAAAACCTGCTGGACAAAAGCGATGAACTTTCCGGAAAAGAGAAGCAGAATATTATTTTATCAAAAGAAGATTTTGATAAGCAAACGAAATTGCCGTCGGCATTTGTTCACGAGTTAAGCGAAACGATTTCCCGCGCCTACCAATCGTGGATGGATGCAAGAAAGCAAAATAATTTTACTGTTTTTGAACCTGCATTAAACAAGCTTGTTTCTTTGAAACAACAGGAAGCTGATTTGCTCGGTTACTCAGCACATCCGTATGATGCGCTGCTGAAAGATTATGAAAAAAGCGCCTCGGTAAAAATGCTCGACGAACTCTTTGAAAGTATGACAAAGCCTTTGCAGGATTTACTTTCCAAAGTTTTAGCAAAGCAAAATGCAGATGCCGGTTTTCTGCACCGGCATTATCCAAAAGACACGCAATGGAATTGGGGAATGTACCTGATTAAAGAATTAGGCTTTGATTTTGAAGCCGGCAGGCAGGACATTTCCGAGCATCCTTTTACCACCAATTTTTCTTCGCAGGATGTACGCGTAACCACAAGAATTGACGAACAGGATTTTGCAAACATGACGTGGAGTTGTATTCACGAAGCAGGACACGCGTTGTACGAGCAAGGCTTGCCGAATGCTGATTACGGCTTGCCTTCCGGCGAATTTGCATCGCTCAGCATTCACGAGTCTCAGAGCCGTTTTTGGGAAAACTGTGTCGGTCGAAGTCTCCCGTTTTGGCAATACTATTTTCCTAAACTGCAATCCTGTTTTCCTGCGCAGTTACAAGATATTTCTTTGGAAAAATTTTACGGCGCCATCAACAAAGTGCAGCCCTCTTTAATCAGAACCGAGTCAGATGAACTGACGTATCATTTCCACGTCAGGATTCGTTACATCATGGACAAAGAATTAATCGGCGGAAATCTTTCAACAAAAAATGTTCGTGAAAGATGGAATGAATTATATAAAGAAAATCTTGGTATCGAAGTTCCCGACGATAACCGCGGCAGCTTGCAGGATGTTCACTGGAGCCATGGAAGTTTCGGTTATTTTCCCACATACAGTCTGGGCAGCTTTTATGCGGCGCAGTTTTGGGCAAAACTGAAAGAAGAAAACCCATCGGCAGAAAAAGAAATTTCCGAAGGAAACGTAACAAACATTTTAAGCTGGCTGAGAAAAAATATACACACAAAAGGCCGCACAGGCGGCGACAGCGAAGCGCTATGCAAAAGCATTACCGGAAAGCCGCTGCAAACGGTTGCATTTCTTGAATATTTAACGCAGAAATTATTGTAA
- a CDS encoding T9SS type A sorting domain-containing protein, with translation MKRHLHFIYKHLLSFAAVAAFCLAISGGAKAGTVRSFKDSLLFSDTFGHPLTGTKLVTCYPNPATSYINFKFDKTIPASSRLLIYSFSGRKMDELNVKDNLIKISLDNYFRGLYIYQLRDTAGNIIESGRFQVKN, from the coding sequence ATGAAGAGACATCTACATTTTATTTATAAACACCTTCTTTCATTTGCAGCCGTTGCAGCATTTTGCCTTGCAATTTCCGGCGGCGCGAAAGCCGGTACTGTACGGTCTTTCAAAGATTCCCTGTTGTTTTCCGACACTTTTGGGCATCCTTTGACAGGAACAAAACTTGTTACGTGCTATCCCAATCCTGCAACGTCTTATATCAATTTCAAATTTGACAAAACAATTCCGGCTTCATCCAGGTTGCTTATATACAGTTTTAGCGGCAGAAAGATGGATGAACTAAACGTAAAAGATAACCTTATAAAAATATCATTGGACAATTATTTCAGAGGCTTATACATATATCAGCTTCGGGATACCGCAGGCAATATTATTGAAAGCGGCAGGTTCCAAGTGAAAAACTAA
- the glmM gene encoding phosphoglucosamine mutase codes for MPLIKSISGIRGTIGGEPGVTLSPLDIVKFTAAYGTWIKKNSPENAKIVVGRDGRISGEMVQRLVVSTLNAIGLDVIDLGLSTTPTVEMGVVIEEAAGGIILTASHNPKEWNALKLLNADGEFISAEAGKEILETVENEAFNFVPVDKLGSYAINETILSKHIDAVVKYPLVKPEAIKEKKFKIVVDAINSTGAIAVPELLKALGVEENDIIVLNEEVNGKFAHNPEPLPEHLNELCNEVKKKGADLGIAVDPDVDRLCFVCEDGTLFGEEYTLVAIAGYVLQHKKGNTVSNMSSTRALRDVTEKAGGEYFPSAVGEVNVVTKMKAVNAVIGGEGNGGVIVPDLHYGRDALIGIALFLSLLSECKKGVRQLRSQYPNYFISKNKIELESGIDVKKIFTQIQKKYKKNPINTEDGLKIEFDTDWVHLRTSNTEPIIRIYAESSSPTTADNIAKRIIQDIKEVM; via the coding sequence ATGCCTTTAATCAAGAGTATATCGGGAATTCGCGGCACTATCGGCGGAGAACCGGGCGTAACTTTAAGTCCTTTAGACATTGTAAAATTCACAGCCGCTTACGGTACGTGGATTAAAAAAAATTCTCCTGAAAACGCAAAAATAGTGGTCGGTCGCGACGGAAGAATCAGCGGGGAAATGGTACAAAGATTGGTAGTTTCAACCCTGAACGCAATCGGGTTAGATGTGATTGATTTAGGCTTAAGCACTACTCCCACTGTTGAAATGGGTGTCGTAATCGAAGAAGCCGCAGGAGGCATTATTTTAACGGCAAGCCACAATCCAAAAGAATGGAACGCATTGAAACTGCTGAACGCCGACGGCGAATTTATAAGCGCGGAAGCGGGAAAAGAAATTCTGGAAACAGTAGAAAATGAAGCTTTTAATTTTGTTCCGGTGGACAAGCTCGGCAGCTACGCCATTAACGAAACCATTCTTTCCAAACACATTGACGCCGTCGTAAAATATCCTTTGGTTAAACCTGAAGCTATCAAAGAGAAAAAGTTCAAAATCGTAGTTGATGCTATCAACAGCACGGGTGCAATTGCCGTTCCCGAACTGCTGAAAGCGCTTGGCGTGGAAGAAAACGACATCATCGTTTTAAATGAAGAAGTGAACGGAAAGTTTGCCCACAACCCGGAACCTTTGCCCGAACACCTGAACGAGCTTTGCAATGAAGTAAAAAAGAAAGGCGCAGATTTGGGCATTGCCGTTGACCCTGATGTGGACAGGCTTTGCTTCGTGTGTGAAGACGGAACGTTATTCGGCGAAGAATACACGTTGGTTGCCATTGCCGGTTATGTGCTGCAACACAAAAAAGGCAATACCGTCAGCAATATGTCGTCCACGCGCGCGCTGCGCGATGTTACGGAAAAAGCAGGCGGCGAATATTTCCCCAGCGCTGTAGGCGAAGTAAATGTCGTAACCAAAATGAAAGCCGTAAACGCCGTTATCGGCGGCGAAGGCAACGGCGGCGTGATTGTTCCCGATTTGCATTACGGTCGTGATGCGCTCATTGGCATCGCGCTGTTTTTATCATTATTATCAGAATGTAAAAAAGGCGTAAGACAATTGCGCAGCCAATATCCCAACTACTTTATTTCAAAAAATAAAATCGAGCTGGAAAGCGGCATTGACGTAAAGAAAATATTTACCCAGATTCAAAAGAAATACAAGAAAAATCCCATCAATACGGAAGACGGATTAAAGATTGAGTTCGATACCGACTGGGTGCATTTGCGCACGAGCAACACCGAACCGATTATCCGTATTTATGCGGAAAGCTCCTCTCCCACTACGGCAGACAATATTGCAAAACGCATCATTCAGGATATTAAAGAAGTGATGTGA
- a CDS encoding cysteine desulfurase family protein gives MNKRIYFDNAATTSLDKEVLDAMMPYLTTHFGNPSSIYSYGRETRLAVENARKTVAGILGVHPAEIFFTSGGTESSNTAITASVRDLGCKHIITSPIEHHATLHTVEHLHQTGEAKLSYVKVLPNGHIDYNDLENLLANSEAKTLVTLLHANNEIGNLLSIKKVGGLCEKYNAVFHCDTVQTVGHYPINLKELYVHFISAAGHKFHGPKGIGVLYVNENVKIKPLINGGAQERNMRAGTENLYGIVGFAKALQIAAGNYEKDSAYIADLKKYMHDKLVAEIPGVVFNGDALGKSLYTVLNVGFPKTEKSEMILYNLDINGICVSGGSACTSGANQGSHVISAIKPDSDEVAVRFSFSKHNTKEEVDEVVAKLKEII, from the coding sequence ATGAACAAAAGAATTTATTTCGACAATGCAGCCACTACTTCGCTCGACAAGGAAGTGCTGGATGCAATGATGCCTTATCTTACCACGCATTTCGGCAACCCTTCTTCGATATACAGCTACGGGCGCGAAACAAGACTTGCCGTTGAAAACGCGCGCAAAACAGTAGCCGGAATATTAGGCGTACATCCTGCGGAAATATTTTTCACAAGCGGCGGTACCGAAAGCAGCAACACCGCAATCACCGCATCGGTGCGCGACTTGGGCTGTAAGCACATCATCACTTCCCCTATTGAGCATCATGCTACTTTGCATACCGTTGAACATTTGCACCAAACAGGCGAAGCAAAACTCAGTTATGTAAAAGTATTGCCGAACGGACATATCGATTATAACGATTTGGAAAATTTACTGGCAAACAGTGAAGCAAAAACATTAGTAACATTGCTGCACGCCAACAACGAAATCGGCAATCTTTTAAGTATTAAAAAAGTAGGCGGGCTTTGCGAAAAATACAATGCCGTTTTCCATTGCGATACCGTACAAACCGTAGGGCACTATCCCATTAATTTGAAAGAATTGTACGTGCATTTTATTTCTGCCGCAGGGCATAAATTTCACGGACCGAAAGGCATCGGTGTTTTGTATGTCAATGAGAACGTGAAAATAAAGCCACTCATCAACGGCGGCGCGCAGGAAAGAAATATGCGTGCCGGAACCGAAAATTTATACGGCATTGTGGGCTTTGCCAAAGCCTTACAAATTGCTGCCGGTAATTACGAAAAAGACAGCGCCTACATTGCCGATTTGAAAAAATATATGCACGATAAATTGGTTGCCGAAATACCGGGCGTGGTTTTCAACGGCGATGCTTTGGGCAAAAGCTTATATACAGTGTTGAATGTAGGCTTTCCCAAAACAGAGAAAAGCGAGATGATTTTGTACAATCTTGACATTAACGGCATTTGCGTTTCGGGCGGAAGCGCGTGTACAAGCGGCGCCAACCAGGGCTCTCACGTAATCTCAGCTATCAAACCCGATTCGGATGAAGTTGCCGTTCGGTTCTCTTTTTCCAAACACAACACCAAAGAAGAAGTGGACGAAGTGGTAGCAAAGCTGAAAGAAATTATATAA